In Candidatus Kryptoniota bacterium, the sequence TCCTGTACAGCCATGTCGAGAATTTGGAATTTCCCGAAAAGGACTTTAGTCCCCTCCAGACATTGATGAATGTTTCCTGGAGGACTTCTTCAGCCTTCTCAGGGTCCCGGCAAATTTTGAATGAGAAACTATACACAAGCTGCTCGTACTTCTTGACCAGCTGTCCGAATGCGCGCTTATCCCCCGCGCGGGCTAACTCAATGAGTGTCGAGTCTTCTTTCAATGAATAAACGATCGGTTTATCTAGAGTAATTTCAAGATTCAGCTTTCAAGCAAAAAGTCTTCAGCGATCAAGGATCAAATGAGTATATGCGGTTTTGTCTTGGCTGGGAGAAGTCCTTTTGTGAGTTCACCCGGCGATTCTGTAAATATCATAGCCCCATCGTCCTGGCTGCTGCCATATACGTGTTCTTCATCAGCATCGAAATCGTCATTGCCCCGACGCCACCCGGAACAGGAGTGATCCAACCCGCGACTTCTTTCGCTTCCTCAAAGTCCACGTCGCCCACCAAACCGCCGGGAGTTCTGTTAATCCCAACATCAAGAACAGCCGCGCCCGGCTTTATGAAATTTCCTTTGATGAAATTTGCCTTACCCATAACGGCAACGAGTATATCCGCTTCTCTGCAAACGGCGTCGAGGTTCTCGGTCCTCGAATGCGCCACCGTAACAGTTGCATTCTTCGAAAGCAGCAAAGCTGCCGTCGGCTTCCCTCCGAGATTTGATCTGCCGACCACAACCGCCCTCTTGCCTGATACCTCGATGTTGTATCTCTCGAGGAGTATCATCATTCCGTAAGGAGTGCACGGAAGGAAGAGCTTCTTGCTCATAATCTCATCCCAGGCTTTTGCCTCAGTAAACTTCCCGATGTTGAAAGGGTGAAGCGCATCCACATCTTTCGACGGATCGATTGCTTCTATTACCATGTACTCGTTGATGTGTTTCGGAAGAGGCATTTGGACGAGAATCCCGTGAACTCTCTTGTCGCTGTTGAATTCCTCGACCCTTGAAATTACCGCGTCTTGAGACGAGTCTTCCGGCATTTTCTCGGTTATCGAATAAAAACCCAGCGCGGCGCAGGCCTTCGATTTATTCTGTACGTAAACCTGTGAGGCGGGATTGTCTCCCACGAGAATGAATGCGAGACCTGGAGTTGTTCCGTTATGCTGTTTCAACTTATCCGTCAGTGCCTTCACCTCATCCTTGATTTCCTGTGAGATTATCTTGCCGTCTATAATTTTCGCGGTCATCCTGCGGACCCGGTTGGTTGTTCGGCTGAGAAGGGAGGGTAAAAAATTCTCTGGATACTCACCGATTTCCCCGTTGATTTGTCTATCGTAAAAGCGACCGCCGCCAACTTCGCCTCATTCTCCGCCGCCTCATACCGCGCCGGAGTAGCATAAATAAATCGTTTGAGAGCGCTTTCTTTTTTCATTCCGATTATCGAGTCGTATGGACCGGTCATTCCCACATCCGTTATGTATGCTGTGCCGTTAGGCAGGACTCTTTCATCCGCAGTCTGGATATGCGAGTGCGTTCCGATCACGGCACTTACTTTCCCATCGAGGTACCAACCCATCGCAACTTTTTCGGCTGTCGCTTCCGCGTGCATATCTACGACAATCAGGTTAGTCTCGGATTTTATTTTCTCCAGCGCCCAATCCGAAGTGCGGAACGGACAATCTATCGGGTACATGAATGTTCTTCCTTGAAGATTTAGTACCGCGATCTTTCCTTTCTGTCCGAGATCGTAAACCACGAACCCAGATCCGTAAGAGCCCTTCGGAAAATTCAAAGGACGGAGAAGATTTTTCTCCTGCATCATGTATTCGTGGACTTGAAACTTGTCCCAGATATGATTGCCGCTGGTGATAACATTCACGCCCGAAGCGTAAAGCTTCTGAGCCAGTTTGTCAGTGATGCCTTTTCCATCGGCGGCATTCTCACCATTGGCGATTACAAAATCTATCGAGTGCTTGTCTATAAAGCTCCGAAGGAAGTTCGAGACCATCCCCATTCCCGGATTGCCCACGATGTCTCCCACGAAAAGAACGTTCAGCGTCTCCAGAGTCATTCCTTTTATGCAAAATATAACGGAAGAACACGTAAAATAGAAGACTTTTGAAGAGTCTGGCTCTATTCGAGGCAAATTAACCGGGTGTTTGTTCCCATTTGCCACCCGTTTCGGCGTCATCCACAATTCCATTCGCGTAATTCTTTCGTTTTTCCCCCATAACTGTCGGCACAACCATTGATGATAATGAATCCAGTATGAGGAATTTTACAAATAGATTGGAGCAGAAGAGATGGAACAGTACCTAACGATAATACCCCTGTTGGCCTCGGCGGCCAGCATTGTGTATTACTCTTTATCGCACAGGAGAGAGGATTATATCCGACCGGCGCGCATGTTTTTCCTTGCCGGTTTCTATACGACCGTAATACTATATGCATATTTCCTTTTCCTGATCTTCTCTCATCAGTATCAATACTCGTATGTTTGGAGCTACAGCGCGAACAATCTTTCTGTGCCATTGCTCTTCTCGACTTCATATGCGGGTCAGGAGGGAAGTCTATTTCTCTGGCTTTTCTTTACAGCGGTCATCAGCATTTTTGTCCTGAGATATTCCAGAAAACACAAATACGAGTCTACGGTTATCCCGGTCATCTTGCTTTTTGAAATTTTTGTGCTCGCGATTCTCACACTCAAGAGTCCCTTCATGAAAGTATGGGAATCATTCGCGAATGTTCCTTACGGAACTCAGCCTCAGGACGGTCGCGGTTTGAATCCGCTTCTTCAGAATTTCTGGATTGTCATTCATCCGCCGATTTTGTTTCTCGGCTTCGCTTCCGCGATAGTTCCATTCGCGTACGCGGTCGCAGGTCTTGTCAAGAAGGACTACCTGAACTGGACCGGATATCTCCAGCCGTGGCTGGTCATGAATGTGCTGACGTTGGGTGCGGGTATAATCATCGGCGGTTACTGGGCTTATGTCACGCTCGGCTGGGGAGGATTCTGGGGATGGGACCCGGTGGAAAATTCTTCACTGATTCCCTGGCTCTTTTCCGCGGCCGCGCTCCACACCGTCATCGTCGCAAGGCGAACCAGGACATACCTCAAGACGAGTTTTGTTTTTGTGATTTTTAGTTTTGTTCTCGTATTGTACAGTACGTTCCTAACCCGCAGCGGCGTACTGGGCGATACTTCGGTCCACGCGTTCATGGATCCCGGAAAAAGTATTTACATACTACTATTGATTTTGATCGGGACGTTTGCTCTGCTCGGCTTCGTTCCGTTCTTCAAGAACAGGATTTCAATCCCGAGCGCGGGGGTAAGCCACAATTTGTTGTCGCGAGAGAACGCGTTGTTCGTAGGCGCAGCTTCCCTCTCTGTGCTGTCGCTTTTCGTCCTCGTAGGAACCTCCTCTCCAATAATCACTGGACTGCTCCAGGGAAAACCAACTGCGGTTGACTCCTCATACTACGTGACAACAAGCCTCCCGCTCGGGCTCCTTATTATCGCCTTAATCGGTTTGGGCCAGCTTGTCTGGTGGGACAAGTCTGACAAGAATGCTTTCACCAAAAGTCTCGCGCTCCCCGGCAGTGTTGGTATCCTGACGGCTATTATCGCTCTTCTCCTTTCCGTGACTAATGTCGTGGCCGTTATTACTATCGGTGTTGCATCGTTTGCTTTCACGGCGCATGCAGCCGCACTGGTCAGAATCGTGAAGGGGAATCCAAGGTACATCGGAGGACCGATCGCACATGCCGGACTCGCACTGATATTCATCGGCATCATCACCTCGACAGCGTTGGAAACGAAAACCACCGTTCAGCTTCCGCAGGGAAAAACGGTAAATGTCCTCGGGCAA encodes:
- the folD gene encoding bifunctional methylenetetrahydrofolate dehydrogenase/methenyltetrahydrofolate cyclohydrolase FolD; this encodes MTAKIIDGKIISQEIKDEVKALTDKLKQHNGTTPGLAFILVGDNPASQVYVQNKSKACAALGFYSITEKMPEDSSQDAVISRVEEFNSDKRVHGILVQMPLPKHINEYMVIEAIDPSKDVDALHPFNIGKFTEAKAWDEIMSKKLFLPCTPYGMMILLERYNIEVSGKRAVVVGRSNLGGKPTAALLLSKNATVTVAHSRTENLDAVCREADILVAVMGKANFIKGNFIKPGAAVLDVGINRTPGGLVGDVDFEEAKEVAGWITPVPGGVGAMTISMLMKNTYMAAARTMGL
- a CDS encoding TIGR00282 family metallophosphoesterase, whose product is MTLETLNVLFVGDIVGNPGMGMVSNFLRSFIDKHSIDFVIANGENAADGKGITDKLAQKLYASGVNVITSGNHIWDKFQVHEYMMQEKNLLRPLNFPKGSYGSGFVVYDLGQKGKIAVLNLQGRTFMYPIDCPFRTSDWALEKIKSETNLIVVDMHAEATAEKVAMGWYLDGKVSAVIGTHSHIQTADERVLPNGTAYITDVGMTGPYDSIIGMKKESALKRFIYATPARYEAAENEAKLAAVAFTIDKSTGKSVSIQRIFYPPFSAEQPTGSAG
- a CDS encoding cytochrome c-type biogenesis CcmF C-terminal domain-containing protein codes for the protein MEQYLTIIPLLASAASIVYYSLSHRREDYIRPARMFFLAGFYTTVILYAYFLFLIFSHQYQYSYVWSYSANNLSVPLLFSTSYAGQEGSLFLWLFFTAVISIFVLRYSRKHKYESTVIPVILLFEIFVLAILTLKSPFMKVWESFANVPYGTQPQDGRGLNPLLQNFWIVIHPPILFLGFASAIVPFAYAVAGLVKKDYLNWTGYLQPWLVMNVLTLGAGIIIGGYWAYVTLGWGGFWGWDPVENSSLIPWLFSAAALHTVIVARRTRTYLKTSFVFVIFSFVLVLYSTFLTRSGVLGDTSVHAFMDPGKSIYILLLILIGTFALLGFVPFFKNRISIPSAGVSHNLLSRENALFVGAASLSVLSLFVLVGTSSPIITGLLQGKPTAVDSSYYVTTSLPLGLLIIALIGLGQLVWWDKSDKNAFTKSLALPGSVGILTAIIALLLSVTNVVAVITIGVASFAFTAHAAALVRIVKGNPRYIGGPIAHAGLALIFIGIITSTALETKTTVQLPQGKTVNVLGQQLTYTGNTKVDGRDAFKVVLKGSNGTSELRPVMYYSDYNQGTMREPDIKSYLAYDIYVSPMEIENGSSGNLGAGGVGLVTVVKGKPTTLADGTKLLLTKFDMNTSGHTTMQQGGSFGVGAVIEASKGGKSIEVVPSLSFTNGKQNAVPATAFGDMLIIMSMNVGMGAGSPATVNLAVHSGDMSAASVPTLTAEVSRKPLIGLLWAGTIILFIGLAISMYRRFTEETVARRLSRSDFSASRPGVEDHSQDNIRAQESEHKVQENVEN